The Coturnix japonica isolate 7356 chromosome 9, Coturnix japonica 2.1, whole genome shotgun sequence genomic interval CGTATGTTTTTCACAGCACAAGCATGAGGTGCTAAGAGAAAAGTAAGAATTAACGGAGTCGGTCAAAGGTAGGAAAATACAAGAGTATTCCTGCTTGTAAAGGAGATCGACTGTGCTTGTAGATTTCACTGCGGATTGGTAGCAACAGCACACCTGGAAGGATCCGTAACGGCAGACACCGAGCAGCAAGCTGCTGAATGATTCTAATGACCCGATTGTAACTCAGGACTTCTGTACAGAGCGCTTATCAAACCATGCAGTCCAGGTGATTCATGCATTGCATTATGATCTGTAGTCCTTCTTGCTGTAGGGCTTATTGCCCAGGATGTTATCTATTTCATTTACAATATGCGATGTCATCTTTGGAAGAACCTGGGGGTAGAAGAAAACTGACATTTAATTCAGTTTCCACTGAAGACAGCCATGGATTTTTTCTAAATTCCTATTGGATTTTATCAAATAATGTTCcctctgttgcttttctttcttcatgcaCATGTGATgtatttaagcatttatttgtCACCTTTCTCccttaaagaaataattgtGGTGACTTTACCCTGTGAGACAGTCACAGAAGCCACCATCCTGAATTCTATTTGTGTTcaactgcagcagaaacaaagctggtGGCAGGAATGCCCTTATTTGCGAAAAGCAACAGAGAACAATTAAGGTCCATGGCAATGACATGGGCCTGTGCTTTTCTGCTTACTAACACTGAAGATTTGGTGTAGAATAAATACAGCATCCTGCGTGTTGACACCAGTTCACTTGCTTAAGTAAGCCTTTAGACAAAGAGTGAATCAACCCGTTGAACTGCTGAACGTGGGTTTAACCACTGCAGATGGTTGTAAGTCACAGTGAGGTGCCATAGGTTTGACTAATTGATGTATGCAGCCGGGgctgaaacaacacaaaatgtGCTGAGATTCAGTTAAGAAAATGAGGGCACTGTTGTCAGTGTCTGTGGATGTAACACAGCGGATactgggcaggagctgccccacTGGTGGCACTTGCCTGTATGGCTCCAAGGTTCTCAATCAGCTGCTCTGGATTGGAAGATCCTAGAAGGACAGAGCTCACCCCCTCATTCCTCAGACACCATGCTGCAAACAAAGGCATGGGATGGTCAGGAACAAAGCACTCGGCACACTGCGCTACTGCCCATACAGTATTTGTCAGTCTCTCTCTTCATTTGAAGAAGAGCACTATTATTTTTGGAATTTTCCAGGTCACTTCTGAGTCATTTCCAATCCCATTAAACAGGATGGTTATGCATCATGTCAATATctcccttttccatttttaaatgtgcTGTCTTTCATTCATCGGATTGTTCTTGTTCCCACTAAATAAGGACTGGGAATGCCTGGTTTGCTGCATCTGCATCATTTGTCATTTTATGGTTCAGCCTTCTTCCTCATCTGGTTCCTCTCTCAGCTAAATAATTCAGGAATGCTCAATCTATGGGAAACATGCCCCTAATATTTTCTCTCCTCAGCCCTTTCCAGGTTGCCTTGTTCTTTTCTGATAGCAAAATACCATTACTGCTTGctcaaaaaaaccaaacccatgTAATTTTGTGTGAGGAGAACAGAGCAGTTGTTACCTCAAAGGTGGTAGATGGCATTTTCatatcatagaataatagaattatagatagaatggcttgggttggaagggaccccaagggtcaccaagttccaaccccctgccacagcaGGGCCTTCAACTTCCATATCCTACAGTGGTCTTGGTTCCTTCTGTTACTGCGTCCCTTGAAACGTGTTACCCTTCCTGAATTATTGTTGCAATTCACATCTTCAGTCTCTCCACATTCCTGCTATTGGTTCCACAATTCCTTATGTCAATCCTGATTACTCATTCGAGTGTtataactgaaaatatatatacgTACAAAGAGAAAGCTGCCCTCTGTCCTGCTTGAAAGGCAACacagctttttcagtttctatttATGTAGAATTGCTGACTCCAAAGCAAACACCTGGAGCACAGAGGACCTGCAGCCTCCCAGGTTTGTGCAGGAGTCCATCTGCACTCATCTTTCAGCTACACAGAATGCAATGAATCTTCAGCTCAGAGTATTGCCCTTTTTAATATGAAGATGGGGGCTAAGTTGTGCACTTCTGaccaaagcaaagagcaaaggCACTCAAGTGCTAATGACAGCACCCCCGGCCCCCTTACCGACTGCTAGCTGAGGTAGTGTGCAGCCAAGGCGCTCTGCAATGGGCGAGAGATCCTTcagctttgtttgctgctttcttccctcctcacttatgattttttctttcagccacTGGTAGCACTGGAGGGAAATTACACAGCAGTCAGATGTTGGCTTTAACCTTCCCAAACTGAAAGGTTGGGGCAAATAGGAACACCCCTGAAAATCCCCATGAAGCAGTGATACTCAGGGCTGGGCGGGAtgtcccctcctgctgccttctgttgCAGTGCTCTGCCTTTGTGCACTCACCTGAAACTGTGACCCCTAAGCATTACATTTAGACCGCTGGATTCAATGGCAATTGGAAAATGGTGAAATATTGGTCAACTTCTGGCAACCCTCTatcctccccccaaaaaagtgaGAGGACATCTGATCTTGTTCAAGGCTTACCATTGCCTTTCAAGGTTAGAAAACTAATGAGAAGGAGCTGAGGTTTCAGTTCTCCCATATTCAGGCTTGACATTTGATTCTCCTTCATTCTCACCAACGTAATTCAGGCCCCTCTGGGAAATGCTGCCTCCTGAGCTAGACTGCAGTAAATTGCCCAGACTTTGTCTTGAAATGTAGCCTTCGTGttgaaaacaaatcacaaacGCTATGAAATACCCCACTTGAAAATCATCCCATTTGTAAGCACATCAGTGCAGgctgcatctttcttttcagctcatTTCCTGTAGCCCTCCGGCAGTGGGGATGGATTCCTGCCTCTGTTTGCCcaccctcagcactgcagcacatcccCTTTCCCCAAACAAGTGACTCAAATACCTTCAGGGCAGCCCTTGAGCTTTCGGGGACCCCGTTGCCGTATTTCCCTGAGATGATCCCGCAGGCGAGGGGAGACCACGTCATTGCGCCCACCCCTGCACAGAGTGGACAGAGAGTCATGGAACCAGAAGACCTCTGGGTTGTGACAGAACCCACATGCTCATCCCAGAGATCAGTGACTGCTGCCTGTTGGTGTGGCACCACCAGGGCTGCTCAGCCCCTTGGAGGGCACTGGGAGCATCATCCAGGCAGATGCAGCCATGCTTCCTCCTCTCATTGGGTGCCCTCATTGCTCACACAAAGCCCCACATGAGCCATGCTCAGATGGGTCGGTGCCCACTGAGGGCACAATGCAGTCACGGCAATTAACACCTCTCCTTATCAGAGGTGCAGCAAGTCAAGATTTCTGCTTGACTCTTGGCTCTTGCATTCTGCTTGTGCAGCAGTGGGGAGAGATGGGAAATCACTCTTCCTCTCCAGAGCCTCAGCTATGACCCTCCCTTGTTTCTCTCtctaaatgaaaaagatgattTACCTATTTTGTGGTACAGTTCTGGCAGCTGAACCTCCACTTTCTCCCTTTGGAAGAGGTGGTACTCAGCCTGCTCACACACGGGCGGTATCATGTTGAACTGCCGGGCCACCGAGTAGGCTTCCTGGGGAGAGACCATGCAGGGAACATACCAGTCATATACAGAGTGACACAAACacaccctgcagagcagccctgggggcTGGGAAATGTGTGTCCTGGTGCCAGCTTATGGCTTTGCTTTACCATGATCTCCATTGCACTCCAGCGTGACGTTCCCCAGTACATCGCCATGCCCTGGTTGATGACGTGTGTCATCGCTCGGACGATTTCTAAGGGGAAAAGACAAACATATGAGAACTCCGTATCACTCCACAGCTGCCCCTACATGCCAGAGAGCTACCATCAcagctgggggctgccagcacagcacggcactgCAGGACACAGTCACCATCTCTGCATGCAGATTTAGGGCAGGTCCCACAGCTGCGggtgctgcagccagagcatccccagcccatggcagcaAGGAGCAAAGCTTGGTGGCTTGCTGCACCATGCAGCTCAGTGGAGGGAAAGCACTGGCAGGGGAGGCATGAAGAGGCTTATCTCACAGCTTTAAGGAACTTTTACCGGCTGGTTGTTGCCTAAGTGTTAGCCCATAATGATACTCCTCCTAAAATTTATCACTAGAGGGCAGTAGggctgaaaaataaaccaaaagaaaaaataatagatcattttctgttttgttcactAAGAGTACTTATTAGCTCCTGCTTCTTTACACTACGGCCATTGAGATGCTGCTGAGAAATGAAGCACCTGGAGAACACAGCGGCTTCTGCTGGGCTCCttgctctgcacacagcttCAACCTGCTGCCACCCACTTGTGTTGGATCTCCTGCCCTTGTTGCACCCCAGGGTTCTCCTGCTCCTGCCACTCCTGATTAGTGGCTCCCAGGGAACAGAGCTGTAAGCATGGGCTCAGAGTGGGTGTGAACACTGCCAGTCAGCAGGGGTGGGTCTGACATGCAGGGCTCctccagctctgtttgctgctttgctctgatgAGGCTGCACCAGCTTGAAAACCAATTTCTTCCCTCTGGGATGGTTCACAGGGTAAAAGGAGAAGATAGCGGATGCATGGGAAAGAAGAGATCCCACACAAGGATGCAAGATGAGCCTTCCTCCCACCCCATGTTCGTCTTCCTCCTTTGGCACGATACACTCACACCTCCTCCACTTCCCCCTTTCATATCAAGCCACGGCTGGATGGGTTCTTGTTGAGTAATCCAATCCTCccagcaacaaaaacagcactgaaaaatggccctgaaaaatatttacccTCATGGATGATGTGAGCCACGAACAGCGCATCACTCAGACTGACAAAAATACACTGAGCGGATctgggaagcagaagaaaacagtcctTAGTCACTGTATGGGTAACGCACGAGGCACCCCgctctcagcagcactgccagatTGCAGAGTGCCCTTTCCTGGGAGAGCTGCAAGAGACAGCCCAGGCcgtgctgcagctcccagcccgcTCAGCACCACTGCGGCTCTGTCTGTCTGCAAAGCACTCGCTGTGGTTGCTGAAACAATGCTGGCCATCACTGCCTTGAGATTGAGAGGAGCTGCCTTTTGTACCATGAGAGTTCTCATCCTATTTATGGGGTAAAAAAAACAGCTTGGCAGAGAGTCGCTCACAGTGCCAATCTGGAGGTTATTGTGAGATTTCTCCTGCAGGCAGCGACAAGCAGCTAAACACGGCAAAGTCTCCATTTATAACCCTCAGAGGACTCTAAAAGTGACAGCGTGCCTCTTCCATGGGTGTCTGTCTTCATTCCAAAAAGGCAGAACTCCTGATGGAAGCACTGATCTTTCCCCTGGTGAAAAGCAGCTCTCAGATGCCAATATTGTTctcccattttgttttctcccccaGATCTGCCCTTTTCTCCATTCCTGGGCCATCCTGTTTGGGGCAGGCACAGCCAGCAAGCTGCCCACCAACCCAGCACAGTAACAGCGCGAGCACCCATGCACTGGGGTGAATGTGTGGGGTGAAGCTGTGGGGTTTCAACAGAGTAATCCTGTCTGGGAATTCCCCCACAGCACcctcttctcactgctgttaGTTTCCTATTTCTGCCATACTATCATTTAGGAGTTCTTATGGGTGTTCCATCACACCTCTTACACACTTTGGCCCATGGttgtttgcatttctctgtTCCCTCCTAAAGAACGGCAGCCAACCTAGAATATTTATAACTGCTCTTGTTTACCAGACCCTTTCCCCATGGGTATGCCTCTGGATGGTCTGCAGACAGCACCCATCTGGGCAGCTCACTGCCGGATGGCAGAAATGTCATTGCTTCGAGGGGGAGTTCTCAGAATAAAGCACTCCAATGATTCCAAaccctgcagccaggcagcaccAACCCGAGGCAGCTCCGTGCCCTGATATGGAGCGCAGTGCCCGGTGTGGGGCTGCCCGGCTGTGCCGCACTGCGCTGCCTTCTGCTCAGCTGCACACATTGCCCAGGGGGAGGGAAACATCTGCGATGCAGCCTGGGATCGCATCTCCTCAGGACTAATGTAGCGTGAGGGCAGGGGGAGAGGAGTGCCCGGCTGAGCAGACTGTGGGTATCTCCTTTGATCAGAAGGGGGATATTTTCCAAGTTAAGTTTTTAATGCCTGGGAATGACAGCTCATCAGGAGAGAGAGACTGAAAGCCCAGCCTGACACCCAGCAGCAGTGTCCCATGCCATGAGCTCAGGCCAGGACACTTCCTCCTTCCAACCTCACCTACTTGCATGCACAAGCATAGAAATAACGTGACAGCAATTTACACTTCTCCTTATTTCCCCAGTTGCATTTCATAACACACAGCCTCACTGCCCACTCGAGCGAGTTTGCCATGATTTGGCACTGTGCATAACCAGCAACAACATCAAGGTGACCTACAGACAGCTCACCATCAGCATGCAACCTGCACCATCCCCTGCTGAGGatcccagctgcagagcacacacaggGAGCTCCTGCCCTTCCCAAAGCACTTGGTGGCTGCATTACCTCCAGCCacccacatccctgcagctgcacGCAGGTGATGCAGCGCACATTGCACACCCAGGACACGGCtttcagctgagctgggagcagctcttTGCTCATAGGGAAAGGGTGGCCATGTAAGGACACAGAGCATAGCTGGGATTGTGCCTCGTGAAGGTAGCTTAGCACTTGGCACGCGTGCCAGATTTTGCCGAACAGACAGATGGCCCAGCAGATGCTCTGGGATAGAAGTGGCTTAGTAGGTGAACCATAAAAAAAGCATGAAGTACATGGAAAGAATAAACACCGCGCCATTCATAATGCAAGCGCCCCTTTTCTCACCCTGCTGAAAATCTCACCAAGTCCCACAGTTTATACAGAGCTGCCAAGCCCCAgcctgtgcagagctgcttaAACACCTTCAGCAtcagagctcagctgtgctgtgtgtagGAAAGAACACCCCCATTccccaacacagcacagcccctccAACGGCCATCGCTGAGCAGAGtgggcactgctgcctgcacagctctgtgcagtgaaTGCAGCCAGTAGGGAGCAGGCAGGTGTGGGTACCCAATGATGGGAAAGGCATGTTGTGGGgtccccaccctcccccccagctggctgcagggggTGCAGGCAGGTCAGCTGGCACAGAGGCTTCCTAAATGCAAACACACTCATTTCAGCCTCATCTGTAGGGATGAGGAAAGGAAGTACAGGAAGGAATGTTAAAGTCACCATAGGATATAAAAGGAATGTCTATTTCCATTAAAGACATACAAATTCATTTGGGTGTAAATGTTATAGGACCCAGGATGTCATGAAAGAACTGTTTCATATTTAAGCTGCCCTGCCTGCATATTTaataaagatttgtttttcatttcctaccATCAGAGGCATAAGCCTGTAAGCCAGGATCAGTCGCAGGAAAACCTTCAATTACAGCTGCCACTGACCTTCCATGGGGGTGTTGTTGTCCGGGCGGTTGGCAAAGACCACATCCACGTACTCCAGCTGCAGGCGCTGCAGGGAGGCCCTCAGCCCTGTGGGCAAAGCAGACAGCAATGCAGGGtcagcagcaacagaacagGTGCAGTGAGAGACAGAATcacagctggaaaagacttctgaaGTCTCCAGCCCTGCAATGGGTCCATGCACCCCCCATCGTGGGCTCTGCGAGGAGCTGGTGGCAGTGGGTGCCAAAAGCCCacatacgtgtgtgtgtgtgtgtgtgtgtgtgtgtgtgtgatggggaGATGTCCTAACGCTACAAATTTTCCcaggaacaaaatgtttttatgaatGTTCATGAAGAAGAAGCCAAAATAGAGCCATCTGAAAACGTTTGCTGGAGTTTGGGATCCAAGAAATGGCTGTTTTCACTGCATGTGTTGTAAAAAATAGCTAACAGAGACCTTAATGCTGTTTGATACTTTTGGGAAGTTCTTCCATCTGCTGCCAGTGCTTCTCTGTCCTTTTGCAAAATGGCTCCtcacagaaaggcagagggGGGTTGGATGCTGTGGGATGGCCAAGATCCCACCTGCACCGCTAGGCTGACCACGGACAGACACATCACCTCAGAGTTACCTACACCCTACAGACTGCAGCCAGTGTGGGACTGTGCCCACTGTACCAGCAACCACCAGCAGCCCTGTGGGGTACCTGGCAAAAACTCAGAGTTCTGGCACAGGAAAATGCCTGAGGCACAGCCAGGTGCAGCACCCACCTTCAATGATGTGCTTCCTTGAAAGCCCTCTCTCTGTTTCAGCCCTGTAAAGACAAAACACACAGTTAGGGGGCTGAGgtgccagcctgcagcaggcagaaatgAGGCCCCATGTCccagctgggcacagagcaAGGGGtggcagccctcagccccaAGGCAACAGTCACCACTCTGCATCGCTGAACTTACTTTCCACCCCAGTACAGCTTTGTTGTGATGACCAGACTGGAGCGCCtaggaaaagaacagaacatttgtttttaaagaaaatgatccCAGAATCAGGAGCCCACCTGGCTCCAAGGCAGTACCCTCCCCCTAAAGGCACCACCACCCTCACAGCATCCATGGGCAGCAGCATGGCTCACAGTGAAGGAGCGCTCCCTCAGGCATTACATCCCAGGAGAGATACATTTGCTGAATTAATCTCCAGTGTGATAGTAGATCAAATATTTATCATCAGCAAACTGTTTTGCTGCAAAATTGTACAAGTGTAACAATTTGCCTGGGTTTTGCTTGGCTTGACTTATTTCTGCCACAGGATGTGGAACATTTCCCAGTGAGCATCCATCCCTCAGAACAGGGGCACTGGCTTTGGTGAGAACACCGCTGGGACCGCTCTATGGTTGCAGGCTATGACACACAGGGGAGAGCCTTAAAGATTATGTAAATGCTCTTAAGATGACACCATGTATGCTAATGTGCTTCATTTACATGAGGTATCATCTCCTACCAGGCGGCCGAGATGAAGGCCCATCACAGCTTTGCATTCTTAATATACAGCCTTACGTGAGTGTGCAGACCTGCTGCACAAATAATCTGCATCTGTGAGCAGAAATGAGGATGAATGCACAGAGATCAGAGGGTCACGGAATGGTTTGGTGTGGAGGGTCCCTAAATGGCCATCAGCCCCAGCCCCTGAAATGCAGGGACGCCCACAGAGCCAGCTCCTAACCAGGCCTCCACCTGCAAGAGGCAGCGATGAGGAGCAGTTAGGAGGGCTGactgctgatggagctgcaccCAGAGCCCAGTGCTTCCCACAGTCACCTCCCAAGTCCTACACCAACCCTGGCTAGCTGATGCACAGCGTATGTGAGAACCTGGTGGGCTCCCCACTCCCACATGTCCCTGCTGCCCCACTATGGTACCTCCAGCCCTTCTTCTTGAGGATGTTCCCCAGGATGAcctcagccctgcagaaaagagaaagcccGTGTGAGAGGCACCggaggatgctcagagcaagCAGAGCTCCACATtgcagccagccccagcccagtGGTCCTGCACTGGACACTGCCCCTAAAGCTGGGGAtggacattttccttttcttagttCAGCAATGATACCAAAAGCATGAGCTGTGCTAGAACTGCTCCTTGCTTGCGGAGTTTTCAGAGCTGTCACCATCATGGACCATTAATCACCACTGAGACAGGCACTGATTTGTCATTTATCCAGGATGTTTCCCAGTGAGTGCTCAAGGCAGCACCAGTCATGCATTTCAGCTGGGTGCagggttggcttttttttttaaagtgtgcTCCAAAAATGAGGAGATTTCCCAAGCAAAGCCGTGCCTGGAGGCACAGGGAAGGACCTCAGTGCAGCTGGGACCCCTCATACCCAAACAGCACCCAACCAGGGACTCACTTGCCCGCCGCGTACACCTCAGCCGTGTCAAAGAGGTTGACACCACTCTCATAGGCGATGGTCATCAGCTGCTCGGCCACCTGTGGGACAGACATGGGGATGAGTGAGATGGTGCCACTACATCAACCTCAGCAGGCACACGGAGCTGCACAGCCCCTGGGGCCAAGCCTGGGAGGAACTGAGGGAAAAGCCCTGTGCTCTCCAATGGGAAAGCAGCCAAGAATTTAACAAGGTTACAGAAATCACTCTGCAGATCTATGGGGTTTAGTGCAGGGAtacatttgtctttttgttctgaGCATTGCCTTTTTGCACTGACTTATTCTAAACAAGGAGAGCCAGGAAACCAAATTTGTCATTGAAACGGCTCTTTTTGCTTCAGACCACAATACCCAGAAACAGGAATAAATGCAGCTCAGTGATGTGCAGCGATCAGAAATACCAGCAAAGGTCGAATCgcttacaaagaaagaaagaaaagcgTTTGAAAGCAGAATGCTGGGCCTTGTGCCTGCTGCAGGAGTTATTTTGGGATTTCTGCTGTGGCACCACACGGAGGGCTGCTGGAGCCTTGTTACGAGCAGCCCTGGTGTACccagccagcagtgagccccACATGGGCAGAACAGTGGTGGAGACCGGAGCGGGAGGGAAACCCAAGCACCTTTCCTTTTGTCTCATCTTAttagggaaaaaatagcaaaataagtGGAAAtcaaagcactgctgtgagACACCACGCTGCTGTTAGCTATGACTGCCGCTCATTACACGCAGCCTGCAAAAATAGAGCTTTCCTAGTTCTGCTCCAGGAGCGGTACTGCTGCCAATGGCACAGCACGGAAATACTGCTCCACGCAGCAGAGGGGAGTTGTTTCAAGGGGGAGATGCCTTCGTTAAAGCTGATCTTGGGAAATGTCAGATTCGTTAAGATATTTTGTAGCAGAAGCATGAGCCTTGCTTTGCTCTGCGTGCCAACACTCTGCCATTTGCTGTCACCATACCCCACTCCCGTTAGCTGGCcatgcttttatatatatacactctCCGTAGTTTTGCTTCATGCATTATGCTGGAAGAAAAGGTCACTTACCTCATCTGAGATTTGACCTCCAAAAGTGACCCAGGTCCCTACAAAGACCAAAACAACCAGTTACAATGGGAAAGGCTCCTGAAACAGAGTCTGAGTGTTCAGATCCATCAGGAGCAATTGGGAACACAGAAACATCCTGGAGGAGCTGAAACACATCATTGGGGCAGTGAGACTTCCCAAATCCCTGCTTCAGTGTCCACTGTAATACAAACCCCAGCCAGgaagtgctcagagctgctgaagcactgaaaccTGTGCAGTGACTTCCCCTGAGCTGGAGCCCAGCACTCGCACCCACCCTTGGCCAGGTACTGCAGCAAAGGCCCCACTCTGCCAGcagaggtttgccctttccctCACTAACAGTTTTCTATGCACCAGCTTCCTTTGCGTATAAGCAAAGTTACTTCTGAATACGTGTTCACATGGAAACTCTGGATTTCCTGCAGAAGCACCAGGGCTCAGGAAAGGCTGTACCTTTCCAGTCTATAAAAGCTGAGCACGTTGCTGCTGTTGGAACAGGAATGAGACTTCAAAGAGTGCAGGCATTCCTGGCCCACACTGCATTGCCACACTGCAGGAATCGAGCTGTTCCCTGCCAGGACCCGCTGCCACCACGGCCCCAGTGGTGCAGGGAAGGgccctcctccttcctgccacattcactgcatttcaaagcctttggaaaaagtatttttttcttatcacGAAATGCTCTGGTGCCACATAATAATGATAAGAATGAAAATAGGCTTCATTTTATCATTAAGCTCCTTTGTGCGAGTGAAAATTCCGACTAAGACTGATTTCCATGTTAAAGCTTCAGAAGAGTTATTTTTGtaagaatacattaaaatgcatctttactggaggaaggggggggggggggggtggaaagCATTGAGACTGTTTACCACAAAGTGATCCTTAAACACACGTGGAGGTGGGGAGCACTGGGCAGGACCCTGCGGGAGGAGCCCCCAGCTCAACACGGGGCTGAGACTCACAGACACCAGGGACACACAGAAGAgatcacagcatggttgggttggaagggacctcggAGATCACCCATCTCCAATGCCTGCCGTGGGCTGGTTCCACCCACCCGATCAGCGTCACGCACTGACTGATTAGAAATGAGCCTTCGGGTGCCTAAGCCACATGAGAACAACgagctctttctctctttacaTATAAATAGTAAATATATGCAGAACTGGGTACACCTTCCCTCCATACACCCGCCTTCCCCCACGCCCATCCTCCCAGTGGGGTGGGTGCCAAGGAGCTCAGGCTCATGATCATCGTCCGAGGGCTGGGAATGCCACTGGTCAGAAGCTGTGGAGGAATCATTGCCTTGGTGGCTGCAGGCCCAGCCAGCAGGGTGCTGACAACCCCCAGGGCATCAGGAAACTGCAAGACTCTGCTGCATCCAGGGCTGAGGGACACAGGATGTGCAGGAGAAGGCACCAGGCCAAGACTGGAATACCCAGATGTGCCAAGAGCAGTAGGACAGGCACACAAGCAGCCAAAAGCATTGACAAGGGCACAGCTGGGACACATGGGAGCAGCACGGGGCCGTGGTGATGTGCCCAGGGAGGCTGCGGTTCCCAAAATTCCCTTCTAGAAAGCACAGGGCTCCTTTGGCATTTCCAGCAGCGGCTG includes:
- the KCNAB1 gene encoding voltage-gated potassium channel subunit beta-1 isoform X1, whose translation is MHLYKPSCAGIPPHKPALQKASEVLRGKKPSTAPRDHPTAGAGRVSGANERRQLEKFLHVHGLSLHESIQAQAGMMYRNLGKSGLRVSCLGLGTWVTFGGQISDEVAEQLMTIAYESGVNLFDTAEVYAAGKAEVILGNILKKKGWRRSSLVITTKLYWGGKAETERGLSRKHIIEGLRASLQRLQLEYVDVVFANRPDNNTPMEEIVRAMTHVINQGMAMYWGTSRWSAMEIMEAYSVARQFNMIPPVCEQAEYHLFQREKVEVQLPELYHKIGVGAMTWSPLACGIISGKYGNGVPESSRAALKCYQWLKEKIISEEGRKQQTKLKDLSPIAERLGCTLPQLAVAWCLRNEGVSSVLLGSSNPEQLIENLGAIQVLPKMTSHIVNEIDNILGNKPYSKKDYRS
- the KCNAB1 gene encoding voltage-gated potassium channel subunit beta-1 isoform X2 — translated: MQVSIACTEHNLKSRNGEERLISKQNAAAPNVVNAARAKFRTVAIIARSLGTFTPQHHISLKESTAKQTGMKYRNLGKSGLRVSCLGLGTWVTFGGQISDEVAEQLMTIAYESGVNLFDTAEVYAAGKAEVILGNILKKKGWRRSSLVITTKLYWGGKAETERGLSRKHIIEGLRASLQRLQLEYVDVVFANRPDNNTPMEEIVRAMTHVINQGMAMYWGTSRWSAMEIMEAYSVARQFNMIPPVCEQAEYHLFQREKVEVQLPELYHKIGVGAMTWSPLACGIISGKYGNGVPESSRAALKCYQWLKEKIISEEGRKQQTKLKDLSPIAERLGCTLPQLAVAWCLRNEGVSSVLLGSSNPEQLIENLGAIQVLPKMTSHIVNEIDNILGNKPYSKKDYRS